CTCGTGCCCCAGTAATAACGCTTAAGGGCGTGACCGGTTTACCATTGCGGTTGCCCGACCCGCCCGGCTGGGTACCGGGCGGTGTCGTCGGGAACCTGTTGGACGACCATCGTCTCAAGTAGGCATGGTTTCGCCGAGCTTGGGACGAGAGTTCAGAGGTTTGCCGTTTCTTGGTAGGGCTTCGGTCGAATAGTGTATGTCCATGTAGTCAGAGCTGAAATCACTGAATCTGGCCAGCCCTTCCCAATCTACAACAGTAATGTTTGCAGGGCCCACAGCTACGAGATTTTTCTCGCGAAGTGTTCGCATCACCCGATTCACATGCACATTGGACATTCCTAGCGCGGAGCCCAGCTCAATTTGCGTTAGTGGTACACTCCTGCGCTCTGGCTCGCTGTCAGCTACGCCGTGTATACGATAGGTCATTTCGCAAAGAAAGTGAGCTAGTCGCGTAGTAGCTGGTAGGTGGGCGATTCCGATTAATAAAGCACGTTGCGACGCTTCGATGGCCATCTTTGCTCGAGAGAAGGCTCTGGTTATCGAAGGTGAACTACGTAAAACCTCTTTCAATTCACCGTAATTGACGCGAACTGCTTCGACGTTGGTGACGGCACGAATGCTGTGATCGGTTTTGGAGATCAGCGCGTTATTGATGTCAGAAGTATCCCCCGGCAGGAGAAAACCCAAAATACATAACGTACCGTCCAGCAAGATCGTACTGCGACATGCCCACCCCTTTTCAATGACATAGATATCGTCAAGGTAACGGCCTTGAGGGACGATTTCTTCCCCGCGGACGTGGTAGCTCTGACTGCATTCCAAATTATGAAGGCGAGTAATATCTCCGCTTGTCAACGGCGAGTGTAGCTGAAGTTTTCGTGTCAAAGCTGCAAATGGTTGAGATTTCTCGTCCAAGAGGTTCCCTTAATTTATAGATCGCTATGGTCCAGTCCCGAACTTTCAAGAAAGGGGTATTACCTCGTTCCAGTTCCAAAAAGCTATCGGGCATGACGCCTGTCGATGCGCATTACTTCCAAATGCGGAATTGCAGGACGTGAGTAGGTATAAAGCTATTTAGAATGCGGCGACATAACTTAAGTTAGCACTAGGAGTCACTTTGCGAAAAGTCTGCATTAATAAACGAAATAGTTAGAAATCATGACTCCACTCCAGCTAGAACTACTGCATCGCGATCCGATGTATCGCCCGTTGAGTTCGCGGCTACTGATCCATGTTGGTGTACATGCCCGCCATCTGTAGAACAATTCGAAGTTCAGCCCCCTGGATGGAGGCCACCCTAATGAGTGTAATCCAAGGTGCCAGCAGTATGGCTCCGGCAGTGCCTGCATACCCGAAGGGAAGATACCAAGTTGTTCGAATGGATTAGCAATTACAGCACCGCCCTTCAAATCACGCTGGGTATACTCACACTCGGCGTCTGGTATTTCTATGGCCATATCCTCAAAGCGTCCTACGACCGGAAACGGCGCCCCCGCGTTCTCATCAATAAGGGACTGGGCACGCTACACCTGGATTCGCCTTGTCTCATCTGCAATATGAGCAGCGATTCCATTTATGTGCTGTGCCTGATAGCCGAGCTTGAAACCTCAGAGGGCACATTTACGGCCCAGGTTACGCATTACGAGATGGAGGAAGGTGGCCAGACCTCCCGATTAAGTACCCGTCAGCAGCCCATCGATAGCGGCCAGTGCATGAGGATCAGGCATTTTCGGGAGCTTGTTACCCGGGCGGCCGAGGCCGGTAACATCGCGGTACAGGACGGGTTGCCGCAGGACGACGGCGTAGTGTTTCGGTCGCTCGCCGTAACAGCCATTTGTATGTACAGCTCGGAAGACCAGCCTTTCGGGACCGAGCGGGGATTTGATCTGGATTGCTCCAGGAAAAGTACGCCTCGGCTTATCCCTGTCGAATCAGATGCGAAGCGACTCGTGTCACGCAAGGATCGAAAGAAGGTAGCGACTTGGCTCAGGCGTTACACCTGAGTCCCTATCCCTCTCATAATCGTCGGTGATGACTGGATGAAAAAGGTTCATCACACGTTAGCGGGAACCGCGTAACGGAAAGCATTCGGGGAATGAGATGGCGGTCGGACTGCGTCCGACCGCTGTGTTCTTTTGGACTGCATCTTAACCCTGTAGCAGGCCCTTAGGCTGCCATTTTCTGACACGCCTCTGCACAGCGACGACACGCAGTTGCGCACCGCTGGCAGTGGTCGTGATCGTGTTTTTCACACTCTTCCGCACAAGCTTCACAGACCTGCGCGCAAAGCTGGCAGATAGCGACAGCGTGCTCGCTTTCACGCGCCAGCGCGCCGGCGGCGAGCCGGCAGAGAGCGGCGCAGTCCATATCCGTACGGATGCAGCGGGCCATCATGGCGACGTTGTCTTCCTTCAGACACGACGTCGCGCAGTAATCGCAGATGTCCGCACACTCATTACAGGCGGCAATACAATCGGCGTATTTTAGCGTGGACATAGAGACCTCCATTTCCAAGTAAA
The window above is part of the Marinobacter nanhaiticus D15-8W genome. Proteins encoded here:
- a CDS encoding Crp/Fnr family transcriptional regulator, with translation MDEKSQPFAALTRKLQLHSPLTSGDITRLHNLECSQSYHVRGEEIVPQGRYLDDIYVIEKGWACRSTILLDGTLCILGFLLPGDTSDINNALISKTDHSIRAVTNVEAVRVNYGELKEVLRSSPSITRAFSRAKMAIEASQRALLIGIAHLPATTRLAHFLCEMTYRIHGVADSEPERRSVPLTQIELGSALGMSNVHVNRVMRTLREKNLVAVGPANITVVDWEGLARFSDFSSDYMDIHYSTEALPRNGKPLNSRPKLGETMPT
- a CDS encoding four-helix bundle copper-binding protein, whose product is MSTLKYADCIAACNECADICDYCATSCLKEDNVAMMARCIRTDMDCAALCRLAAGALARESEHAVAICQLCAQVCEACAEECEKHDHDHCQRCATACRRCAEACQKMAA